From the Plectropomus leopardus isolate mb chromosome 18, YSFRI_Pleo_2.0, whole genome shotgun sequence genome, one window contains:
- the rpz2 gene encoding rapunzel 2 gives MADAEKIRKTAAKVLCCVEKVSSFASSIDPIFGIVSSLVGVARKGLIKEEGHVLDKDFQELHTKLESISEKNHQCLRKIRIDEVNETYGKYEEYIKHQYAAFNNMVAQVKKDPDNTQCYMETFEKIYERDKSDMSLDVYYRGVMGTNLLFGKPLLKVYLDNCQGNREIMERRCSHITHLFHMGLIALMAYTAVTEDDEDEVREKWAKRVEEIQRKMQEVLRQCKDTSS, from the coding sequence atGGCTGATGCAGAAAAGATCAGGAAAACTGCAGCCAAGGTGCTGTGCTGCGTGGAGAAGGTGTCCTCCTTCGCCTCCTCCATCGACCCCATCTTCGGCATAGTCTCCTCCCTCGTTGGGGTAGCTCGCAAGGGCCTGATCAAGGAGGAGGGCCACGTTCTAGACAAGGACTTCCAGGAGCTCCACACCAAACTGGAGAGCATCTCTGAAAAGAACCACCAATGCCTGAGGAAGATCCGCATCGACGAGGTGAACGAAACCTATGGCAAGTACGAGGAGTACATCAAGCACCAGTACGCTGCCTTCAACAATATGGTGGCGCAGGTGAAGAAAGACCCAGACAACACCCAGTGCTACATGGAGACCTTTGAGAAGATTTATGAGAGAGACAAGAGTGACATGAGCCTGGATGTGTACTACCGGGGTGTGATGGGTACCAACCTGCTGTTCGGGAAACCCCTGCTGAAGGTGTATCTGGACAACTGCCAGGGCAACCGTGAGATCATGGAGCGCCGCTGTTCACACATCACCCATCTGTTCCATATGGGCCTCATCGCCCTCATGGCCTACACAGCTGTGACAGAGGATGACGAAGACGAGGTGCGGGAGAAGTGGGCCAAGAGGGTGGAGGAAATCCAGAGGAAGATGCAGGAGGTGCTCCGTCAGTGCAAAGACACCTCGTCCTAA
- the krit1 gene encoding krev interaction trapped protein 1: MGNEDSLEDVFVAVIRPKNQVSLSSKEYRAKAYEILLIEVPLEGKEKKRKKVLLATKIQASGDKSKSILDYVDETIRPISNNQGFIGKRVVHIKKFPLDGDNEGKEASLFVVPVSVKDNSKPVYSAGSPSFYCFQDIMRVCSETSAHFCPITSKMLLVLDKWLAEQHTVPHAIPALFRPAPVERVKTNVSNPAYGSEGKLSDEGLHMGYTALEIKSKMMSLEKADMCILNPLYGSDLQYTNRVDKVIINPYFGLGAPDYSKIQIPKREKWQHGPNCVAEDKERQWVEDFPLHRSACEGDTELLSKLLDSGFSVKQLDSDHWAPIHYACWHGKVEATKLLLEKGNCNPNLLNGQLSSPLHFAARGGHAEIVQLLLQHPEIDRHIEDQQKRSPLQVCEENKQNEWEETVKLLQQTSSKPYEKVRIYRMDGSYRSVELKHGNNTTVQQIMEGMRLSQDTQQYFTIWICSENLHLQLKPYHKPLQHLRIWTEIVTDLTVLDPQRETPQLFLRRDVRLPLEIEKKVEDPLAILILFDEARHCLLKGFFPAPDSKLITLASLLLQIIYGSYESKKHKQGFLNEENLKSIVPISKVKSKAYHWTNRILHEYKALSTSEGVSKEMHHLQRLFLQNCWDIPTYGAAFFTGQVYTKASASNHKVIRVYVGVNTKGLHLMNMETKVLLISLEYSTFMWQLGHADQYFQIHSGDNKMNFIVHTKQAGLIVKLLMKLSGQMTPNDKSVTDKYAYG, translated from the exons ATGGGCAACGAGGACAGCCTCGAGGATGTGTTTGTTGCTGTCATTCGCCCAAAAAATCAAGTCAGCCTGAGCTCAAAGGAGTACAGAGCCAAAGCCTATGAG ATCCTGCTGATCGAAGTGCCTTTGGAggggaaggagaaaaaaagaaagaaagtccTCCTGGCAACAAAGATCCAAGCATCAGGAGACAAATCCAAATCCATATTGGACTATGTTGACGAGACAATCAGACCGATATCCAACAACCAAGGCTTCATAG GAAAGCGTGTGGTGCATATAAAGAAGTTCCCCCTCGATGGAGACAATGAAGGAAAAGAGGCTTCACTTTTTGTCGTGCCAGTCAGTGTTAAAG ACAACAGTAAGCCGGTCTACAGCGCTGGGAGCCCGAGCTTCTACTGCTTCCAGGACATCATGCGGGTGTGCAGCGAGACCAGCGCTCACTTCTGCCCCATCACCTCAAAGATGCTTTTGGTTTTAGACAA ATGGTTAGCAGAGCAGCACACCGTCCCTCACGCCATCCCCGCTCTGTTCAGACCAGCACCCGTTGAGCGGGTGAAGACAAACGTCAGCAACCCGGCCTACGGCAGCGAGGGCAAACTGAGCGACGAGGGGCTCCACATGGGCTACACTGCTCTGGAGATCAAGAGCAAGATGATGTCCCTGGAGAAGGCAGACATGTGCATCCTCAACCCGCTCTACGGCTCTGATCTGCAGTACACCAACCGA gTGGACAAAGTTATCATCAACCCGTACTTTGGGCTCGGAGCACCCGACTACTCCAAGATTCAGATCCCAAAGAGGGAGAAGTGGCAACATGGTCCTAATTGTGTGGCAGAAGACAA GGAGCGTCAGTGGGTGGAGGACTTCCCACTTCACCGCAGTGCCTGTGAAGGAGACACGGAGCTGCTGTCCAAGCTCCTGGACAGCGGCTTCTCAGTGAAGCAGCTGGACAGCGACCACTGGGCTCCCATTCACTACGCCTGCTG GCACGGCAAAGTCGAGGCGACCAAGCTGTTACTGGAGAAAGGGAACTGTAACCCAAACTTGCTGAACGGCCAGCTGAGCTCCCCTCTGCACTTTGCAGCCAGAGGAGGCCACGCGGAGATcgtgcagctcctgctgcagcaCCCAGAGATCGACCGG CACATAGAAGACCAGCAGAAGAGATCAcctctgcaggtgtgtgaggagaaCAAACAGAACGAATGGGAGGAGACGGTGAAGCTTCTGCAGCAAACCAGCAGCAAACCT TATGAGAAGGTGCGTATCTACCGCATGGACGGCTCGTATCGCTCTGTGGAGCTGAAGCACGGCAACAACACCACAGTGCAGCAGATCATGGAGGGCATGCGTCTTTCACAAGACACCCAGCAGTACTTCACCATCTGGATCTGCTCCGAGAACCTCC ACCTGCAGTTGAAGCCGTACCACAAGCCCCTGCAGCACCTACGGATCTGGACCGAGATTGTGACGGACCTGACGGTGCTGGACCCTCAAAGGGAAACTCCTCAGCTCTTCCTTCGCAGGGATGTCCGGCTGCCTCTTGAAATTGAGAAAAAG GTGGAGGATCCTCTCGCCATCCTCATTCTGTTCGACGAGGCCCGTCACTGCCTCTTGAAGGGCTTCTTTCCTGCTCCGGACAGCAAGCTGATCACACTGGCCAGCCTCCTCCTGCAGATCATCTACGGCAGCTATGAGAGCAAGAAGCACAAGCAAGGGTTCCTCAA TGAGGAAAACTTGAAATCAATCGTGCCGATATCCAAAGTGAAAAGCAAAGCGTACCACTGGACCAACAGGATTCTGCATGAATACAAA GCCCTGAGCACCAGCGAGGGTGTTAGCAAAGAGATGCACCACCTGCAGCGACTCTTCCTGCAGAACTGCTGGGACATCCCGACCTACGGAGCGGCCTTCTTCACGGGACAGGTCTACACCAAGGCCAGCGCCAGCAACCACAAAGTCATCCGTGTCTACGTTGGGGTCAACACAAAGGGCCTGCACCTCATGAATATGGAAACCAAG gtcCTTCTCATCAGTTTAGAGTACAGCACATTCATGTGGCAGCTTGGACACGCTGATCAGTACTTCCAGATACACAGTggtgacaataaaatgaacTTCATTGTGCACACAAAACAG gcgGGCCTTATTGTGAAACTTTTGATGAAGCTGAGTGGACAGATGACACCAAATGACAAAAGTGTAACGGACAAATATGCTTACGGCTGA
- the LOC121957574 gene encoding lanosterol 14-alpha demethylase → MSVHLYQMSTRLLGDTFGKMNENLTSVVLAASVITLTLGYISKLLLKQSPDKDLKYPPFIPSSIPFLGHAIAFGKSPIEFLENAYEKYGPVFSFTMVGSTFTYLLGSEAATLMFNSKNEDLNAEDVYSRLTTPVFGKGVAYDVPNPIFLEQKKMLKTGLNIARFKEHVKVIEAETIEYFQRWGDSGEKNLFEALSELIILTASSCLHGQEIRGMLNERVAQLYADLDGGFSHAAWLLPGWLPLPSFRKRDRAHKEIKNIFFKVIQKRRQSGEKVDDILQTLIDATYKDGRPLNDNEIAGMLIGLLLAGQHTSSTTSAWLGFFLARDKALQERCYAEQRAVCGEELPPLSFDQLKDLSLLERCLKETLRLRPPIMTMMRMARSPQTAAGYTIPVGHQVCVSPTVNHRLRDTWAERMEFNPDRYLNDNPAAGEKFAYVPFGAGRHRCIGENFAYVQIKTIWSTLLRMYDFDLVDGYFPTINYTTMIHTPHNPVIRYKRRKQ, encoded by the exons atgtctgttcaCCTGTATCAAATGAGCACCAGACTGCTCGGGGACACTTTTGGGAAAATGAACGAGAACCTGACCTCCGTGGTGCTGGCTGCTTCTGTCATCACCCTCACTCTGGGATACATCTCCAAACTGCTGCTCAAACAGTCCCCCGACAAAGATCTG aaatatcCACCTTTCATTCCCTCCAGCATCCCCTTCCTGGGTCATGCCATTGCATTTGGGAAAAGCCCCATTGAATTTCTTGAAAATGCTTATGAAAAA TACGGCCCCGTGTTCAGTTTCACCATGGTGGGGAGCACGTTCACCTACCTGCTGGGCAGCGAAGCTGCAACACTGATGTTCAACAGCAAAAACGAGGACCTGAACGCCGAGGACGTCTACTCCAGACTGACCACCCCGGTGTTTGGCAAAGGAGTGGCCTATGATGTACCGAACCCC ATCTTTCtggaacaaaagaaaatgctgaagACCGGACTGAACATTGCTCGTTTTAAGGAACACGTGAAAGTCATTGAAGCAGAGACCATAGAGTATTTTCAGAGATGGGGAGACAGCGGGGAGAAAA ACCTGTTTGAGGCTCTGTCTGAGCTGATCATCCTGACGGCCAGCAGCTGCCTTCATGGCCAAGAGATCCGCGGCATGCTGAATGAGCGAGTGGCCCAGCTGTACGCAGACCTGGACGGAGGATTCAGTCACGCTGCCTGGCTCCTGCCCGGCTGGCTGCCGCTGCCCAGCTTCAG GAAAAGGGACAGAGCTCACAAAGAGATCAAGAACATCTTCTTCAAGGTGATTCAGAAACGCAGACAATCTGGAGAGAAAGTGGACGACATCCTGCAGACCCTCATCGATGCCACGTACAA AGACGGACGACCCCTGAACGATAACGAGATCGCGGGGATGCTGATTGGTCTCCTGCTGGCGGGTCAGCACACGTCCTCCACCACCAGCGCCTGGCTCGGTTTCTTCCTGGCCAGAGACAAAGCTCTGCAGGAGCGCTGCTACGCCGAGCAGAGGGCTGTGTGCGGAGAAGAGCTGCCACCTCTCAGCTTTGATCAG CTGAAAGATCTCAGCTTGTTGGAGCGCTGTTTGAAGGAAACCCTGCGTCTCCGCCCGCCCATCATGACCATGATGAGGATGGCTCGCTCCCCTCAG ACTGCAGCAGGATACACCATCCCTGTGGGCCACCAGGTCTGCGTCTCTCCGACTGTCAACCACCGTCTGCGCGACACCTGGGCCGAGAGGATGGAGTTCAACCCTGACCGCTACCTCAACGACAACCCCGCCGCAGGAGAGAAGTTTGCCTACGTGCCGTTTGGAGCCG GCCGCCATCGCTGCATCGGGGAGAACTTCGCTTACGTCCAGATCAAAACCATCTGGTCCACTTTACTGCGCATGTACGACTTCGACCTGGTGGACGGATATTTCCCCACAATTAACTACACAACAATGATTCACACACCTCACAACCCCGTCATCAGATACAAGAGGAGGAAACAGTGA